Proteins encoded by one window of Xanthomonas sp. DAR 80977:
- the map gene encoding type I methionyl aminopeptidase, giving the protein MTVNLKTPQDIEKMRIAGRLAAEVLDIIGPHVKPGVTTAELDRICHDHIIKVQQAVPANVGYRGYPKTVCSSVNNVICHGIPSDSKVLKDGDIVNIDVTVIKDGWHGDTSRMYYVGTPSVMARRLVEATYEAMWRGIRAVRPGATLGDVGHAIQQYAEGQRFSVVREYCGHGIGKVYHDEPQVLHYGRPGEGLVLKQGMTFTIEPMINEGSRFTRVLPDGWTVVTKDRKLSAQWEHMIAVTEDGVEVLTLSPGGLGEP; this is encoded by the coding sequence ATGACCGTCAATCTGAAAACTCCCCAGGACATCGAGAAGATGCGCATCGCCGGCCGTCTGGCCGCCGAGGTGCTCGACATTATCGGGCCGCATGTGAAGCCCGGTGTCACCACCGCCGAGCTCGACCGCATCTGCCACGACCACATCATCAAGGTGCAGCAGGCGGTGCCGGCCAACGTCGGCTACCGCGGCTACCCGAAGACGGTGTGCAGCTCGGTGAACAACGTGATCTGCCACGGCATCCCCAGCGACAGCAAGGTGCTGAAGGACGGCGACATCGTCAATATCGACGTCACCGTGATCAAGGACGGCTGGCATGGCGACACCAGCCGCATGTACTACGTCGGCACCCCGTCGGTGATGGCGCGGCGCCTGGTCGAGGCGACCTACGAGGCGATGTGGCGCGGCATCCGCGCGGTGCGCCCCGGCGCCACGCTCGGCGACGTCGGCCACGCGATCCAGCAGTACGCCGAGGGCCAGCGGTTCAGCGTGGTGCGCGAGTACTGCGGCCACGGCATCGGCAAGGTCTACCACGACGAACCGCAGGTGCTGCACTACGGCCGTCCCGGCGAGGGCCTGGTGCTGAAGCAGGGCATGACCTTCACCATCGAGCCGATGATCAACGAAGGCTCGCGCTTCACCCGCGTGCTGCCCGACGGTTGGACCGTGGTGACCAAGGACCGCAAGCTGTCGGCGCAGTGGGAGCACATGATCGCGGTCACCGAGGACGGCGTGGAAGTGCTGACCCTGTCGCCCGGCGGCCTCGGCGAGCCGTGA
- a CDS encoding [protein-PII] uridylyltransferase, which produces MPDDAAVDDAQWAAAARQLLLQADARLCKRFDQGDDIDRLLALRARALDQLIRHAWSRCLPRDAGLALYAVGGYGRGELFPHSDIDLLVLGEAEQQRAHEQALARLFALLWHAGVPVSHAVRSAAQCTAACADQTVLTALIEARPLLADAAARASLAAAIAPQQVWPPRDFFLAKREELQTRHQRFGDTADNLEPDIKDGPGGLRDLHTLGWMALRAFGVRDLEALVGLGHVGGDEAAALRRERRELARLRYGLHLVANRPEERLRFDYQKTLAQRLGFSDDPESLGVEKMMQRFYRSAAIVRRLSDRLLQRFEEQFDGEAQPQPLGAGFSLRRGYLAADAEGWPQADPVQVFALFAIWAAHGEVRGLHSLTARALAEALPQLPAYDSAGALARERFLALLRGPRAVQTLTRMARLGVLGQWIPAFAQVSGRMQFDLFHVYTVDQHTLMVLKNIAVFASARADDRFSIAHEVWPRLRKPELLLLAGLFHDIAKGRGGDHSELGAVDARAFCAIHGLSAADTELVVWLVEQHLRMSVTAQKQDISDAEVIHRFATLVGDRERLDYLYLLTCADIAGTSPKLWNAWKDRLLADLYFAARRALREGLEHPRPVAERVQEAREATRALMHIQGHDDAVIDRQFAGMPDESFLRFRPEQLAWQASSLMEVELGGTLVKVRPVTPDDAALEVFVYSPDRDGLFAAIVMTLDRLGYGIHRARVLDAPHGAIFDTFEVMPADAFASGDTAQLEAALREALSGDLTRLRPARRVVPRQLRHFRFAPRIEFRESVDGRRTRLSLVAPDRPGLLSNVAQVLRRQQLRVHDARIATFGERAEDLFQITDEHNLPLPESSRQALHAALQACLDPDTPPGESR; this is translated from the coding sequence ATGCCCGACGACGCGGCCGTCGACGATGCGCAGTGGGCCGCCGCGGCCCGGCAATTGCTGCTCCAGGCCGACGCGCGGCTGTGCAAGCGCTTCGACCAGGGCGACGACATCGACCGCCTGCTGGCGCTGCGCGCGCGCGCGCTGGACCAACTGATCCGGCATGCCTGGAGCCGCTGCCTGCCGCGCGACGCCGGGCTGGCGCTGTACGCGGTCGGCGGCTACGGCCGTGGCGAGCTGTTCCCGCATTCGGACATCGACCTGCTGGTGCTCGGCGAGGCCGAGCAGCAGCGTGCCCACGAGCAGGCGCTGGCGCGTTTGTTCGCGCTGCTCTGGCACGCCGGCGTGCCGGTCAGCCACGCGGTGCGCTCGGCCGCGCAGTGCACCGCCGCCTGCGCCGACCAGACCGTGCTGACCGCGCTGATCGAGGCGCGCCCGCTGCTGGCCGACGCCGCGGCGCGGGCGTCGCTGGCCGCGGCGATCGCGCCGCAGCAGGTGTGGCCGCCGCGCGATTTCTTCCTGGCCAAGCGCGAGGAACTGCAGACCCGCCACCAGCGCTTCGGCGATACCGCCGACAACCTGGAACCGGACATCAAGGACGGCCCGGGCGGCCTGCGCGACCTGCATACGCTGGGCTGGATGGCGCTGCGCGCGTTCGGCGTGCGCGACCTGGAAGCGCTGGTCGGGCTCGGCCACGTCGGCGGCGACGAGGCCGCGGCGTTGCGCCGCGAACGCCGCGAACTGGCGCGGCTGCGCTACGGCCTGCACCTGGTCGCCAACCGCCCGGAGGAGCGCCTGCGCTTCGACTACCAGAAGACCCTGGCGCAGCGGCTGGGCTTCTCCGACGACCCCGAGAGCCTGGGCGTGGAGAAGATGATGCAGCGCTTCTACCGCAGCGCCGCGATCGTGCGCCGGCTCAGCGACCGGCTGCTGCAGCGTTTCGAGGAGCAGTTCGACGGCGAAGCGCAGCCGCAGCCGCTGGGCGCCGGCTTCTCGCTGCGCCGCGGCTACCTGGCCGCCGATGCCGAGGGCTGGCCGCAGGCCGATCCGGTGCAGGTGTTCGCGCTGTTCGCGATCTGGGCCGCGCACGGCGAGGTGCGCGGCCTGCACTCGCTGACCGCGCGCGCGCTGGCCGAGGCGCTGCCGCAGCTGCCCGCCTACGACAGCGCCGGCGCGCTGGCGCGCGAGCGCTTCCTGGCCCTGCTGCGCGGTCCGCGCGCGGTGCAGACGCTGACCCGGATGGCGCGGCTGGGCGTGCTCGGGCAATGGATCCCGGCGTTCGCGCAGGTGTCCGGGCGCATGCAGTTCGACCTGTTCCATGTGTACACGGTGGACCAGCACACGCTGATGGTGCTGAAGAACATCGCGGTGTTCGCCAGCGCGCGCGCCGACGACCGCTTCTCGATCGCGCACGAGGTGTGGCCGCGGCTGCGCAAGCCGGAGCTGCTGCTGCTGGCCGGGCTGTTCCACGACATCGCCAAGGGCCGCGGCGGCGACCATTCCGAACTCGGCGCGGTCGATGCGCGCGCGTTCTGCGCCATCCACGGGCTCAGCGCCGCCGATACCGAGCTGGTGGTGTGGCTGGTCGAGCAGCACCTGCGCATGTCGGTGACCGCGCAGAAGCAGGACATTTCCGATGCCGAAGTGATCCACCGCTTCGCCACCCTGGTCGGCGACCGCGAGCGCCTGGACTATCTGTACCTGCTGACCTGCGCCGACATCGCCGGCACCAGCCCCAAGCTGTGGAATGCGTGGAAGGACCGCCTGCTGGCCGACCTGTACTTCGCCGCGCGGCGCGCGCTGCGCGAAGGCCTGGAGCATCCGCGGCCGGTCGCCGAGCGCGTGCAGGAGGCGCGCGAGGCCACCCGCGCGCTGATGCACATCCAGGGCCACGACGACGCGGTCATCGACCGCCAGTTCGCCGGCATGCCGGACGAGAGCTTCCTGCGTTTCCGCCCCGAGCAGCTGGCCTGGCAGGCGAGTTCGCTGATGGAAGTGGAGCTGGGCGGCACCCTGGTCAAGGTGCGCCCGGTCACGCCCGACGACGCCGCGCTGGAAGTGTTCGTGTATTCGCCGGACCGCGACGGCCTGTTCGCCGCCATCGTGATGACCCTGGACCGGCTCGGCTACGGCATCCACCGCGCCCGCGTGCTCGATGCGCCGCACGGGGCGATCTTCGATACCTTCGAGGTGATGCCGGCCGATGCCTTCGCCAGCGGCGACACCGCGCAGCTGGAAGCGGCGTTGCGCGAGGCGCTGAGCGGCGACCTGACCCGGCTGCGCCCGGCGCGGCGCGTGGTGCCGCGGCAACTGCGGCATTTCCGCTTCGCGCCGCGCATCGAATTCCGCGAGAGCGTGGACGGCCGCCGCACCCGCCTGAGCCTGGTCGCGCCGGACCGGCCCGGCCTGCTGTCGAACGTGGCGCAGGTGCTGCGCCGCCAGCAGCTGCGCGTGCACGACGCGCGCATCGCCACCTTCGGCGAGCGCGCCGAGGATCTGTTCCAGATCACCGACGAGCACAACCTGCCGTTGCCCGAATCCTCCCGCCAGGCGCTGCACGCCGCACTGCAGGCCTGCCTGGACCCCGATACCCCGCCTGGAGAATCACGCTAA
- a CDS encoding arsenate reductase — translation MTTLYGLKNCDTCKKATKWLDRFGVAYTFVDYREHKPDPETVLAWAGKAGGFDALVNKSSTTWRQLPDNKKTPGSEAEWKLLLREYPQLIRRPVVLTDDGQFSQGFSDNGFKQRFGVG, via the coding sequence ATGACGACGTTGTACGGACTGAAGAACTGCGACACCTGCAAGAAGGCGACGAAATGGCTGGACCGCTTCGGCGTGGCCTACACCTTCGTCGACTACCGCGAGCACAAGCCCGATCCGGAGACCGTGCTGGCGTGGGCCGGCAAGGCTGGCGGCTTCGACGCGCTGGTCAACAAGTCCTCGACCACCTGGCGGCAGCTGCCGGACAACAAGAAGACGCCCGGTTCGGAGGCCGAATGGAAACTGCTGCTGCGCGAATATCCGCAACTGATCCGCCGGCCGGTGGTGCTCACCGACGACGGCCAGTTCAGCCAGGGCTTCTCGGACAACGGCTTCAAGCAGCGCTTCGGCGTGGGCTGA
- the dapE gene encoding succinyl-diaminopimelate desuccinylase, with the protein MTDVVDLTCDLIARPSVTPDDAGCQDLIAQRLARAGFAIERLRFGQVDNLWATHGGGAPVLALLGHTDVVPPGPREAWASDPFVPQIRDGVLYGRGAADMKSGVAAFVVAAEQFVAAHPDHPGTLALLLTSDEEGDALDGVRKVAETFRARGERIDWCITGEPSSTERLGDLLRVGRRGSLSATLAVQGVQGHVAYPHKARNPIHLAAPALAELAARHWDDGYESFPPTSLQISNLHAGTGANNVIPGELQVAFNLRYNPHWDAPRLEAEIAALLDCHGLDYTLRWHRSGEPFYTPEGRLRSVAREVLGAFAGAAPEESTGGGTSDARFIAPLGAQCIEVGPVNASIHQVDEHVRVADLEALPALYLRLIERLLS; encoded by the coding sequence ATGACCGACGTCGTTGACCTCACCTGCGACCTGATCGCCCGCCCCTCGGTCACGCCCGACGACGCCGGCTGCCAGGACCTGATCGCGCAGCGGCTGGCACGTGCCGGCTTCGCCATCGAGCGGCTGCGCTTCGGCCAGGTCGACAACCTGTGGGCCACGCACGGCGGCGGCGCGCCGGTGCTGGCGCTGCTCGGCCATACCGACGTGGTGCCGCCGGGGCCGCGCGAGGCCTGGGCCAGCGATCCGTTCGTGCCGCAGATCCGCGACGGCGTGCTGTACGGGCGTGGCGCCGCCGACATGAAGAGCGGGGTGGCCGCGTTCGTGGTCGCCGCCGAGCAGTTCGTCGCCGCGCATCCTGACCATCCCGGCACGCTGGCGCTGCTGCTGACCTCCGACGAGGAGGGCGACGCGCTGGACGGCGTGCGCAAGGTCGCCGAGACCTTCCGCGCGCGCGGCGAGCGCATCGACTGGTGCATCACCGGCGAACCGTCCTCCACCGAGCGGCTCGGCGACCTGCTGCGCGTCGGCCGCCGCGGCAGCCTGTCGGCCACGCTGGCGGTGCAGGGCGTGCAGGGCCACGTGGCCTATCCGCACAAGGCGCGCAATCCGATCCACCTGGCCGCGCCGGCGCTGGCCGAGCTGGCCGCGCGGCACTGGGACGACGGCTACGAGAGCTTCCCGCCGACCAGCCTGCAGATCTCCAACCTGCATGCCGGCACCGGCGCCAACAACGTGATCCCCGGCGAGCTGCAGGTGGCCTTCAACCTGCGCTACAACCCGCACTGGGACGCGCCGCGGCTGGAAGCGGAGATCGCCGCGCTGCTCGACTGCCACGGCCTGGACTACACGCTGCGCTGGCACCGCAGCGGCGAGCCGTTCTACACCCCGGAAGGGCGCCTGCGCAGCGTCGCGCGCGAGGTGCTGGGCGCGTTCGCCGGCGCGGCGCCGGAGGAGAGCACCGGCGGCGGCACCTCCGACGCGCGCTTCATCGCGCCGCTGGGCGCGCAGTGCATCGAGGTCGGCCCGGTCAATGCCAGCATCCACCAGGTGGACGAGCATGTGCGCGTCGCCGACCTGGAGGCGCTGCCGGCGCTGTACCTGCGCCTGATCGAACGGTTGCTGTCGTAA
- the asnB gene encoding asparagine synthase B, producing the protein MCSIFGIFGLQPGDDLQALRRQALDCSQRQRHRGPDWSGVYVDDGAILVHERLAIVDPAGGSQPLLSEDGQLALAVNGEIYNHRELKKQLAQPYAFQTGSDCEVINALYREDAPAALLNRLNGIFAFALWDRAAGRVLIARDPMGVCPLYWGQDQQGRLRVASEMKSLADSCADVAQFPPGHYYDSASGELVQYYRKPWRDYAAVQGVEVSKQELREAFERAVHRQLMTDVPYGVLLSGGLDSSLVAAVAARFARKRIEDNDEAEAWWPRLHSFAIGLKGSPDLAAAAIAAESLGTVHHGFEYTFEEGLDALPEVIRHIETYDVTTIRASTPMFLLARRIKAMGVKMVLSGEGSDEIFGGYLYFHKAPNAREFHEELIRKLDALYNYDCLRANKSMMAWGVEPRVPFLDVEFLDVAMRMDAQHKMIDKTSGGATRMEKGVLRAAFEGYLPESILWRQKEQFSDGVGYGWIDGLKAHAEAQVSDRELAAADKRFPVNPPQTKEAYYYRTLFERAFPTPAAAETVPGGKSIACSSPAAIAWDASFANAADPSGRAVAGVHAQALGA; encoded by the coding sequence ATGTGTTCGATCTTCGGCATCTTCGGCCTGCAACCCGGCGACGACCTGCAGGCGCTGCGCCGGCAGGCGCTGGACTGCTCGCAGCGGCAGCGCCATCGCGGTCCGGACTGGAGCGGCGTGTATGTCGACGACGGCGCGATCCTGGTGCATGAGCGGCTGGCCATCGTCGATCCGGCCGGCGGCTCGCAGCCGCTGCTGTCCGAAGACGGGCAACTGGCGCTGGCGGTGAACGGCGAGATCTACAACCACCGCGAACTGAAGAAGCAGCTGGCGCAGCCCTACGCGTTCCAGACCGGCTCGGACTGCGAGGTGATCAACGCGCTGTACCGCGAGGACGCGCCGGCGGCGCTGCTCAACCGGCTCAACGGCATCTTCGCCTTCGCGCTGTGGGACAGGGCGGCCGGGCGCGTGCTGATCGCGCGCGATCCGATGGGCGTGTGCCCGCTGTACTGGGGCCAGGACCAGCAAGGCCGGCTGCGCGTGGCCTCGGAGATGAAGTCGCTGGCCGACAGCTGCGCCGACGTCGCCCAGTTCCCGCCCGGCCACTACTACGACAGCGCCAGCGGCGAACTCGTGCAGTACTACCGCAAGCCGTGGCGCGACTACGCCGCGGTGCAGGGCGTGGAAGTGAGCAAGCAGGAACTGCGCGAGGCCTTCGAGCGCGCCGTGCACCGCCAGCTGATGACCGACGTGCCGTACGGCGTGCTGCTGTCCGGCGGGCTGGATTCCTCGCTGGTCGCGGCGGTGGCGGCGCGTTTCGCGCGCAAGCGCATCGAGGACAACGACGAGGCCGAGGCCTGGTGGCCGCGCCTGCATTCGTTCGCGATCGGCCTGAAGGGCTCGCCCGACCTGGCCGCCGCGGCGATCGCCGCCGAGTCGCTGGGCACCGTGCACCACGGCTTCGAATACACCTTCGAGGAAGGCCTGGACGCATTGCCGGAAGTGATCCGGCACATCGAGACCTACGACGTCACCACCATCCGCGCCTCCACGCCGATGTTCCTGCTGGCGCGGCGGATCAAGGCGATGGGGGTGAAGATGGTGCTGTCCGGCGAGGGCAGCGACGAGATCTTCGGCGGCTACCTGTACTTCCACAAGGCGCCGAACGCGCGCGAGTTCCACGAGGAGCTGATCCGCAAGCTCGACGCGCTCTACAACTACGACTGCCTGCGCGCCAACAAGTCGATGATGGCCTGGGGCGTGGAGCCGCGCGTGCCGTTCCTGGACGTGGAGTTCCTGGACGTGGCGATGCGCATGGACGCGCAGCACAAGATGATCGACAAGACCAGCGGCGGCGCCACGCGCATGGAGAAGGGCGTGCTGCGCGCGGCCTTCGAAGGCTATCTGCCCGAGTCGATCCTGTGGCGGCAGAAGGAGCAGTTCAGCGACGGCGTGGGCTACGGCTGGATCGACGGGCTGAAGGCGCATGCCGAGGCGCAGGTCAGCGACCGCGAACTGGCCGCGGCCGACAAGCGCTTCCCGGTGAACCCGCCGCAGACCAAGGAAGCCTATTACTACCGCACGCTGTTCGAGCGCGCGTTCCCCACGCCGGCGGCGGCCGAGACCGTGCCCGGCGGCAAGTCGATCGCCTGTTCCTCGCCGGCGGCGATCGCCTGGGATGCGAGCTTCGCCAACGCCGCCGACCCATCCGGGCGCGCGGTGGCCGGGGTGCACGCGCAGGCGCTGGGGGCGTGA
- a CDS encoding sensor domain-containing diguanylate cyclase translates to MTYQTHIRQVLAPSIMAVQWLTIAVWLATLLLNPHLPRPLDHAYALAFATLLGTAASSALARRFWQWRLSGALYVLALAAAYRLELHGMGRHGDFWLLPVSVTLCLGVNLLFLFSRDYLLVLACTWSIMLVAHPAPVPARSDLPLLALLVVAVSLIGFALNRMFVRSMRTTFALQEDYRRISETDALTGLANRRALTEQLHALAAARGERALHFAMLDIDDFKQVNDTYGHDVGDAVLLALAAELARLGDGCRVGRLGGEEFGILFERMSDAQVGELLHRLLERVCTLRVNDVAFAFSAGVARLHPGGTVSDLLKRADRALYAAKREGKGRIRLETGAGPAPADRAGEHGGPLPQPSE, encoded by the coding sequence ATGACGTACCAGACCCATATCCGCCAGGTGCTGGCGCCTTCCATCATGGCGGTGCAGTGGCTGACCATCGCCGTCTGGCTGGCGACCCTGCTGCTCAATCCGCACCTGCCGCGGCCGCTGGACCACGCCTATGCGCTGGCCTTCGCCACCCTGCTCGGCACGGCGGCGAGTTCGGCGCTGGCCCGGCGGTTCTGGCAGTGGCGCTTGAGCGGTGCGCTGTACGTGCTGGCGCTGGCCGCGGCCTACCGGCTCGAGCTGCACGGCATGGGGCGGCACGGCGACTTCTGGCTGCTCCCGGTGTCGGTCACGCTGTGCCTGGGCGTCAACCTGCTGTTCCTGTTCTCGCGCGACTACCTGCTGGTGCTGGCCTGCACCTGGTCGATCATGCTGGTGGCGCATCCCGCGCCGGTCCCGGCCAGGTCCGACCTGCCGCTGCTCGCGCTGCTGGTCGTGGCGGTGTCGCTGATCGGCTTCGCGCTCAATCGCATGTTCGTGCGCAGCATGCGCACCACGTTTGCGCTGCAGGAGGACTACCGGCGCATCTCCGAGACCGACGCGCTGACCGGGCTGGCCAACCGGCGCGCGTTGACCGAGCAGCTGCACGCCCTGGCCGCCGCACGCGGCGAGCGCGCGCTGCATTTCGCGATGCTGGACATCGACGACTTCAAGCAGGTCAACGACACCTACGGCCACGATGTCGGCGATGCGGTGCTGCTGGCGCTGGCCGCGGAACTGGCGCGGCTGGGTGACGGCTGCCGGGTCGGCCGGCTTGGCGGCGAGGAGTTCGGCATCCTGTTCGAACGCATGAGCGATGCGCAGGTCGGCGAGTTGCTGCATCGGTTGCTGGAGCGCGTCTGCACGCTGCGGGTGAACGATGTGGCGTTCGCGTTCAGCGCCGGGGTCGCGCGGCTGCACCCCGGCGGCACGGTGTCCGACCTGCTCAAGCGCGCGGACCGGGCGCTGTACGCGGCCAAGCGCGAAGGCAAGGGCCGCATCCGCCTCGAAACCGGCGCCGGCCCGGCGCCCGCGGACCGTGCCGGCGAACACGGCGGCCCGCTGCCGCAGCCGTCGGAGTGA
- a CDS encoding right-handed parallel beta-helix repeat-containing protein: protein MNSRPLLALLLPLAACLSSGCATAAAPASAATDCSVRAEPGDDLQAAVDRVPNDGKPATVCLTAGDFHVTKLLSIQRDGLRLRGQGDATVLRMQDGVQQPVIVVGDYQNERPQRPIRDVTVEQLQIVGGSAEKEFMPERPYLSNSLVVVRSGQNIRLSGLRVSKCRSACLLSEYDSRDLLIERNDVSGAIWDGVSFNRTAKVRLIDNYIHDNVAAGITTEHLEDSEIRNNRLERNGSQGVYLADARRNLFAGNQFTGNKGAGIYLACSIRQRTPEILCWDNSMSQDNTFENNTFKDNPYTYTIGVDRAANCSGPDFRQNLWRKNNQADASGVDIQPERYGRCMRFE, encoded by the coding sequence ATGAATTCCCGCCCCCTGCTCGCCCTGTTGTTGCCGCTCGCCGCCTGCCTGTCCAGCGGCTGCGCCACGGCAGCCGCGCCCGCGTCCGCCGCCACCGACTGCAGCGTGCGCGCCGAACCGGGCGACGACCTGCAAGCCGCGGTCGATCGCGTGCCCAACGACGGCAAGCCGGCCACGGTGTGCCTGACCGCCGGCGACTTCCACGTGACCAAGCTGCTGTCGATCCAGCGCGACGGCCTGCGCCTGCGCGGCCAGGGCGACGCCACCGTGCTGCGCATGCAGGACGGCGTGCAGCAGCCGGTCATCGTGGTCGGCGACTACCAGAACGAGCGCCCGCAGCGGCCGATCCGCGACGTGACCGTCGAGCAGTTGCAGATCGTCGGCGGCAGCGCCGAGAAGGAATTCATGCCCGAGCGCCCGTACCTGAGCAACAGCCTGGTGGTGGTGCGTTCCGGCCAGAACATCCGCCTGTCCGGGCTGCGCGTGAGCAAGTGCCGCAGCGCCTGCCTGCTCAGCGAGTACGACAGCCGCGACCTGCTGATCGAGCGCAACGACGTGTCCGGCGCGATCTGGGACGGGGTCTCGTTCAACCGCACCGCCAAGGTCAGGCTGATCGACAACTACATCCACGACAACGTCGCCGCCGGCATCACCACCGAGCACCTGGAAGACAGCGAGATCCGCAACAACCGCCTGGAGCGCAACGGCAGCCAGGGCGTGTACCTGGCCGATGCGCGGCGCAACCTGTTCGCCGGCAACCAGTTCACCGGCAACAAGGGCGCCGGCATCTACCTGGCCTGCTCGATCCGCCAGCGCACCCCGGAGATCCTGTGCTGGGACAACAGCATGAGCCAGGACAACACGTTCGAGAACAATACCTTCAAGGACAATCCCTACACCTACACGATCGGCGTGGACCGCGCCGCCAACTGCAGCGGACCGGACTTCCGCCAGAACCTGTGGCGCAAGAACAACCAGGCCGATGCGTCCGGTGTGGACATCCAGCCGGAGCGCTACGGGCGCTGCATGCGCTTCGAGTAG